One genomic window of Kosmotoga olearia TBF 19.5.1 includes the following:
- a CDS encoding lysophospholipid acyltransferase family protein yields the protein MKSREWIKQIRDFFLTIWVAIAVTGYVLVYGAFVLLISWFIEKFRGIEAAKDYVAQEVGRFGRVAFFVIGSKVSVEGAENIPPKGPLVIVSNHQSAFDIPLIVGYVKGRISFIAKIEVSKIPGFSWFVKRLDGVFIDRGNKIQTAAAIKRIFNILRNGGTIMLFPEGTRSLDGSIKKFKKGSLSIPHKLNIPILPVAIDGTKDIMKKGELLIHPAIVKIRILKPVYPGKFNTEDELREEIRKMISEAIVQMRNRGEEYASN from the coding sequence TTGAAAAGCCGGGAATGGATAAAACAAATTCGTGATTTTTTTCTGACAATCTGGGTAGCGATAGCCGTTACAGGTTATGTGTTGGTATATGGTGCTTTCGTTCTTCTCATCAGCTGGTTCATTGAAAAGTTTCGAGGCATTGAAGCAGCAAAAGACTATGTTGCGCAAGAGGTTGGAAGGTTTGGTAGGGTGGCGTTTTTCGTCATAGGTTCAAAAGTGAGCGTGGAAGGTGCCGAAAACATTCCTCCAAAAGGACCTCTGGTCATAGTATCAAACCATCAAAGCGCTTTCGATATTCCATTAATAGTTGGATATGTTAAAGGTAGAATATCGTTTATAGCAAAAATAGAAGTCTCAAAGATACCAGGCTTCTCGTGGTTTGTGAAGAGATTAGATGGTGTCTTCATTGATCGAGGAAATAAAATTCAAACAGCGGCAGCAATAAAGAGGATTTTCAATATACTGCGCAACGGTGGTACAATCATGTTGTTCCCGGAAGGCACCAGAAGTCTGGACGGTAGTATTAAGAAATTCAAGAAAGGGTCCCTTTCGATACCTCACAAACTTAACATTCCAATACTTCCCGTTGCTATTGATGGAACCAAAGACATAATGAAAAAAGGAGAACTTTTAATACATCCGGCTATCGTGAAAATTAGAATCCTGAAACCTGTATATCCGGGTAAATTCAATACAGAAGATGAATTGAGGGAAGAAATCAGGAAAATGATTTCAGAAGCAATCGTGCAAATGCGAAATCGGGGTGAAGAATATGCTTCAAATTAG
- the thiI gene encoding tRNA uracil 4-sulfurtransferase ThiI produces the protein MKKIIIIRYGEIGLKGKNRSYFEKALIRNLKSQIPGAKVYNKKKRFLIDIPEEFISEAMEIVSRTFGVQNYSLGVQTNFEISEIEKVARELVSMEVNTGKRTFKVETRRANKRFPMTSQELNAYLGEKILDAFPELKVDVHTPDFKIGVEVRNEGVLVFGDKIPGPGGLPVGVSGSALLLLSGGIDSPVAGWYALKRGITLHAIHFASPPYTGEKAFEKVLDLAKALTKYNGGRDMLLYRVHFTKLQLAIHRNVRESLSLVIQRRAMMRIATKIAKEHGYKAIVTGENLGQVASQTIENLHTIGSATDILVLRPLTGFDKIETIQIAKKIETFEISIQPYEDCCTVFVPQQPATKARIVDVEIEESKLDLAPLLDETMKMVEIYKLRQGKVIEIEKPGMDKTNS, from the coding sequence ATGAAAAAAATCATCATCATACGATACGGTGAAATAGGATTAAAAGGCAAAAACAGAAGCTATTTCGAAAAAGCGCTCATCAGAAACTTAAAATCCCAGATTCCCGGTGCAAAAGTTTATAACAAGAAGAAAAGATTCCTGATCGATATTCCTGAGGAATTCATATCTGAAGCTATGGAAATTGTTTCCAGGACATTTGGTGTTCAAAATTACAGTCTTGGTGTTCAAACCAACTTTGAAATCTCTGAAATCGAAAAAGTTGCCAGAGAGCTTGTTTCCATGGAGGTAAACACTGGAAAAAGGACCTTCAAAGTAGAGACCCGCCGTGCCAATAAACGTTTCCCGATGACAAGCCAGGAGTTGAATGCGTATCTCGGTGAAAAGATACTGGATGCTTTTCCGGAATTGAAGGTAGATGTCCATACTCCGGATTTCAAAATAGGTGTTGAAGTTAGAAACGAAGGAGTTCTTGTTTTTGGGGACAAGATTCCTGGTCCCGGTGGTCTTCCTGTCGGAGTCAGCGGATCAGCATTACTGCTGCTTTCGGGAGGTATTGACAGTCCCGTTGCTGGATGGTATGCCCTAAAGAGAGGGATCACCCTTCACGCCATTCATTTCGCAAGTCCACCTTACACCGGTGAAAAAGCCTTTGAAAAAGTCCTTGATCTCGCAAAAGCGTTGACAAAATACAATGGCGGTAGGGACATGTTGCTGTACCGGGTCCATTTTACAAAATTACAGCTGGCTATTCACCGCAACGTCCGAGAAAGCCTTAGTCTCGTTATACAACGACGCGCTATGATGAGGATTGCCACAAAAATAGCAAAAGAACATGGTTACAAAGCGATAGTTACGGGTGAGAATCTTGGACAGGTAGCCAGCCAAACAATAGAAAATCTTCACACTATCGGAAGCGCAACTGATATACTTGTTTTAAGGCCTTTAACAGGATTCGATAAGATCGAAACAATACAGATTGCGAAAAAAATCGAGACTTTTGAAATCTCGATACAACCATACGAAGACTGCTGCACCGTTTTCGTTCCACAACAACCAGCCACAAAAGCAAGAATCGTTGACGTTGAAATCGAAGAGTCGAAACTCGATTTAGCTCCATTATTGGATGAAACAATGAAGATGGTAGAAATTTATAAACTAAGGCAAGGAAAGGTGATAGAAATTGAAAAGCCGGGAATGGATAAAACAAATTCGTGA
- a CDS encoding tetratricopeptide repeat protein, translated as MKKILLMGILLMGLMVVAASFDELWERFVEIRSYQDTEAMKTFIEELENDPQTFEDVRILALYADCLREYANWIEGDAKKEYYEKARKYAEEAIEMDPNYGYSYYVAGAAIGQLAQYEGIVKSLFMLGDFDKYIKKAMELMPDNPFPIIAMAMRYRDTPWPFKDFEKSEELFMKAIRLDPKYVNAYLELAILYDKWKKYDNAARYYRKVVTMPLHPNFIKAGEKSKEEAKEWLEEHGYGW; from the coding sequence ATGAAAAAGATTCTTTTAATGGGAATACTTTTGATGGGATTGATGGTAGTAGCAGCAAGTTTCGATGAATTGTGGGAGAGGTTTGTCGAGATCAGATCGTATCAGGATACTGAAGCTATGAAAACGTTTATAGAAGAGTTAGAAAACGATCCACAGACTTTTGAAGATGTCAGGATCCTTGCACTGTATGCTGATTGTCTCAGAGAATATGCGAACTGGATAGAAGGGGATGCGAAAAAAGAATACTATGAAAAAGCCAGAAAGTATGCAGAAGAAGCTATCGAAATGGATCCAAATTATGGATATTCTTATTATGTTGCAGGTGCCGCAATAGGTCAACTTGCTCAATATGAAGGCATAGTTAAATCTCTTTTTATGCTCGGTGATTTTGATAAATACATTAAAAAGGCTATGGAATTAATGCCTGATAACCCGTTCCCGATTATAGCGATGGCAATGAGATATCGAGATACACCATGGCCTTTCAAAGATTTCGAGAAATCTGAAGAGCTTTTCATGAAAGCCATTAGACTCGATCCGAAATATGTGAACGCATATCTTGAACTTGCCATCCTTTATGATAAGTGGAAGAAATACGATAATGCAGCCAGATATTACAGGAAAGTAGTAACAATGCCCCTGCATCCGAATTTCATAAAGGCTGGAGAAAAATCTAAAGAGGAAGCAAAAGAATGGCTTGAGGAGCACGGTTACGGGTGGTAA
- a CDS encoding TIGR04013 family B12-binding domain/radical SAM domain-containing protein: MFVLSKTNRYSIAALFGAIEDLEVDVEVIGESEFINANYIGSDDAIIALSFMSPEAKKNEKLIRKLSSAGNRVIVGGPHASAKPEEILGMGAYAVFVGEGERTLRKFLLNPTPGIWYGEKLQQLDTFPPFSLKHEFFSPMEISRGCPFGCNYCQTPRIFGRRVRHRSVENILHFARESVERGRKVARFITPNAFGYGSKNGVTPNTKVIYELLSGMRKIGMREVYFGSFPSDVRPESVSDDVLAIVQEFCDNKVIVVGLQSGSDRILKQLNRGHDVQTAINTIRKISRYGFTPYVDMIFGFPFEEDSDIEKSFEVAYYLYEKYGAVIHGHTFMPLPGTPFENLKSKLSSKTLRELGRLSAKGIMKGQWQNQITISQEISHSEPKGE; this comes from the coding sequence GTGTTTGTGTTATCAAAAACAAACAGATACAGTATTGCTGCGTTGTTTGGAGCCATTGAAGACCTTGAAGTTGATGTCGAAGTAATCGGTGAATCTGAGTTTATAAATGCTAATTACATTGGGAGCGATGATGCTATCATCGCTCTATCTTTTATGTCTCCAGAGGCAAAAAAGAATGAGAAGTTAATACGAAAGTTAAGTTCCGCTGGAAACAGGGTGATCGTTGGAGGTCCGCATGCTTCAGCAAAACCTGAGGAAATTCTGGGGATGGGAGCATATGCCGTTTTTGTCGGTGAAGGAGAAAGGACTTTAAGGAAGTTCCTTTTGAATCCTACTCCTGGTATTTGGTATGGTGAAAAGTTACAGCAACTCGACACATTTCCGCCGTTTTCATTGAAACATGAGTTCTTTTCACCAATGGAAATCTCCAGAGGTTGTCCTTTTGGTTGTAACTACTGTCAGACACCTAGAATTTTCGGAAGACGTGTTCGGCACAGGAGTGTGGAAAATATCCTTCATTTTGCAAGAGAAAGTGTTGAGCGTGGAAGAAAAGTGGCACGTTTTATAACTCCGAATGCTTTTGGATATGGTTCTAAAAATGGGGTTACTCCCAATACGAAAGTTATTTACGAACTCCTATCCGGGATGAGAAAGATCGGTATGCGCGAGGTTTATTTTGGTTCTTTTCCATCAGATGTGAGGCCGGAATCCGTAAGCGATGATGTTCTTGCTATTGTTCAGGAGTTTTGTGATAATAAGGTTATTGTTGTCGGCTTGCAGAGCGGCAGTGATCGGATCTTGAAACAGCTGAACCGCGGTCATGACGTTCAAACGGCTATTAACACTATCAGGAAAATTTCAAGATACGGGTTCACACCTTATGTGGACATGATCTTTGGATTTCCCTTTGAAGAGGACAGTGATATCGAAAAATCCTTTGAAGTAGCGTATTACCTTTACGAAAAATACGGTGCGGTAATCCACGGCCATACTTTTATGCCGCTTCCAGGTACACCCTTTGAGAACTTAAAATCAAAACTCAGTTCCAAAACTTTGAGGGAACTTGGAAGACTTTCCGCAAAAGGTATAATGAAGGGACAATGGCAGAATCAAATAACGATTTCCCAGGAAATTTCGCACAGTGAACCAAAAGGAGAGTGA
- a CDS encoding carbon-nitrogen hydrolase family protein yields the protein MGKTTKITIGSVQFNPLQKNGGENLERAVNYIELLVEKGVDLVLLPEMFNTGYGTDDETLQLATELYEETLETLSAIADYNDVAIIGGMIRKKTDRYFNSTVIVLPYREPVFYDKTHLFRDEKGVFSPGEKFVTFVYLDVTFGVVMCYEIGFPEISRILCKQSGAQVLLAPFAFGAERHRIYDVATRSRAMENGAFLVTSSQNGNSGKMNFIGKSRIVSPSGEIITEAGNAEGIILGKLDLGLVEKYRYREVDDSHAYYANFRNDLYK from the coding sequence ATGGGAAAAACGACAAAGATAACAATAGGAAGTGTTCAATTCAATCCTCTACAAAAAAACGGCGGCGAGAATCTGGAAAGAGCTGTAAACTATATAGAACTTCTTGTAGAAAAAGGAGTAGATTTAGTGCTCTTGCCGGAGATGTTCAATACGGGTTATGGAACAGACGATGAGACCCTGCAACTTGCAACCGAACTGTACGAAGAAACGCTGGAAACTCTATCGGCTATTGCCGATTACAATGATGTCGCTATTATAGGAGGAATGATTCGTAAAAAGACCGATAGATATTTCAATTCAACGGTGATTGTGCTTCCATATCGTGAACCGGTTTTTTACGACAAAACGCACCTTTTCCGAGATGAAAAGGGGGTATTTTCACCGGGAGAAAAATTTGTGACTTTTGTGTATCTCGATGTTACTTTTGGAGTAGTCATGTGTTATGAAATTGGATTTCCCGAGATCTCAAGAATTCTCTGCAAACAAAGTGGTGCACAAGTTTTGCTGGCTCCTTTTGCTTTTGGAGCGGAAAGGCACAGAATATACGACGTTGCGACGAGATCAAGAGCGATGGAGAACGGAGCATTTTTGGTTACTTCCAGCCAAAACGGAAATTCAGGGAAAATGAATTTTATTGGAAAAAGCCGTATTGTTTCTCCTTCAGGCGAAATAATAACAGAAGCCGGCAATGCTGAAGGCATCATCTTAGGAAAACTTGATTTGGGACTGGTGGAAAAGTATAGGTACAGGGAGGTTGATGATTCCCACGCTTATTATGCCAACTTTAGAAATGACCTCTACAAGTGA
- the infC gene encoding translation initiation factor IF-3, whose product MDIGSKKGSSYAPRNSEIRVAKVRVIDENGQQLGIMPTPQALDVAREKGLDLVLVSPNANPPVARIMDYGKYKYEKEKRAKEAKKKAKQVQLKQMKFRLRIEDHDFHTKVNRIRQFLSKGNKVRVVIMFRGREMAFTDQGKQLLDRVAEELKEIAEIDKSAKLEGRDMWMILRPKSPQGGKSDG is encoded by the coding sequence ATGGATATCGGTAGCAAAAAGGGTTCTTCATATGCCCCGAGAAACAGTGAGATAAGAGTTGCAAAGGTCAGGGTAATCGATGAAAATGGTCAACAACTAGGAATAATGCCAACTCCACAGGCACTCGACGTTGCGAGAGAAAAAGGCTTGGATCTTGTTCTGGTATCGCCAAATGCGAATCCGCCTGTAGCCAGAATAATGGATTATGGGAAGTACAAGTACGAAAAGGAAAAGCGTGCCAAGGAAGCAAAGAAAAAAGCAAAGCAGGTTCAGCTCAAGCAGATGAAATTCCGTTTGCGTATTGAAGACCATGATTTTCACACAAAGGTTAACAGAATAAGGCAATTTCTCTCCAAGGGTAACAAAGTGCGAGTGGTGATTATGTTCAGGGGAAGAGAAATGGCTTTCACAGATCAAGGTAAACAGCTTCTTGATAGAGTAGCTGAAGAACTCAAGGAGATAGCAGAGATCGATAAAAGTGCGAAGCTTGAAGGAAGAGATATGTGGATGATTTTAAGACCAAAATCACCTCAAGGAGGTAAGTCTGATGGCTAA
- the rpmI gene encoding 50S ribosomal protein L35 — MAKTKMKTHKATAKRFKITGSGKVMRQHSGKNHNTGKKKENNRREVKKWEQVKNSPLAKRIKNNIAR; from the coding sequence ATGGCTAAGACGAAAATGAAGACACACAAGGCAACTGCTAAACGTTTTAAGATAACCGGTAGCGGCAAGGTAATGCGCCAGCACTCCGGGAAAAACCATAATACTGGAAAAAAGAAAGAAAACAACAGAAGAGAAGTTAAAAAGTGGGAACAGGTGAAAAACAGCCCGTTAGCAAAGAGAATAAAAAACAACATAGCAAGATAA
- the rplT gene encoding 50S ribosomal protein L20, with amino-acid sequence MRVKGGVNSKKKKRKYLKAAKGYRGALSRRYRLAKQYYIRSGVYAYVGRKQKKRDFRKLWITRINAAARMEGIKYSELIHGLKLSGVNINRKMLADLAVNDFEAFKEYVALAKEALGK; translated from the coding sequence ATGCGCGTCAAAGGTGGTGTCAATTCCAAGAAAAAGAAAAGAAAATATTTGAAGGCTGCGAAGGGTTACAGAGGAGCTCTTAGCAGAAGGTATCGTCTTGCAAAGCAGTACTACATCCGCTCGGGCGTTTACGCTTATGTTGGCAGAAAACAGAAGAAGAGAGATTTCCGCAAGTTGTGGATTACAAGGATCAACGCTGCTGCGAGAATGGAAGGCATAAAATATAGCGAACTTATCCACGGTTTGAAGCTTTCAGGTGTGAACATCAACAGAAAGATGCTCGCTGATCTTGCGGTTAATGATTTTGAGGCTTTTAAGGAGTACGTGGCTTTGGCCAAAGAGGCGCTAGGGAAGTAA
- a CDS encoding OsmC family protein — protein MEITMKQVGSMAFYTKTPSGHDVHVDASPKVGGMDSAPRPTELVLIGLAGCTSMDVVSILRKMKVENYTYEIVVSAERAEEYPKVFTAIHLKYIFKGKELPHDKIEKAVRLSQERYCSVSAMLGQVAKLTYEVVYEEE, from the coding sequence ATGGAAATCACAATGAAACAGGTTGGAAGTATGGCTTTTTACACTAAGACACCATCTGGACATGATGTCCACGTGGATGCGAGCCCTAAGGTTGGTGGAATGGATTCTGCTCCGAGGCCAACGGAACTGGTATTGATTGGTCTTGCCGGATGTACATCGATGGATGTTGTTTCCATATTGAGAAAAATGAAAGTTGAAAATTATACTTATGAGATTGTCGTTTCAGCAGAAAGGGCTGAAGAATATCCAAAGGTTTTCACAGCCATCCATCTTAAATATATATTCAAGGGTAAGGAACTTCCGCATGATAAGATAGAAAAAGCGGTAAGGCTTTCACAGGAGAGATATTGTTCGGTTTCAGCAATGCTGGGGCAGGTTGCTAAGTTGACTTACGAAGTCGTATACGAGGAGGAATAA
- a CDS encoding Mrp/NBP35 family ATP-binding protein: MATARNLAETMKKVRENMSHIKHKILVMSGKGGVGKSTVAVNLAVALADEGFKTGLIDIDLHGPNVAKMVGLNKKPVVVEDQIIPQELLPNLKVVSLASFVEEDTPVIWRGPMKTSAIYQFLGDVAWGELDFLIIDAPPGTGDEPLTILQTVPDIRPLVVTTPQEVSVLDVGRALKFVESMKKKLLGIVENMSYMVCPHCGGKIELFGKGGGEKLAKEFSATLLGQIPFDPKVVSNSDRGETIITHMRGSIVEKSFRDLVKKIVEEVER, translated from the coding sequence ATGGCAACTGCGAGAAATTTGGCAGAGACGATGAAGAAAGTGCGCGAGAACATGTCACATATAAAGCATAAGATACTCGTTATGTCAGGAAAAGGCGGAGTTGGAAAATCCACTGTAGCCGTTAATCTGGCTGTGGCTCTTGCAGATGAAGGATTTAAAACAGGGTTGATAGATATTGATCTTCATGGTCCAAATGTCGCAAAAATGGTTGGTTTAAACAAAAAGCCGGTTGTTGTGGAAGATCAGATAATTCCCCAAGAGCTGCTCCCGAATTTGAAGGTTGTATCGTTGGCGAGTTTTGTTGAAGAAGATACGCCTGTCATCTGGCGAGGTCCCATGAAAACATCTGCGATATATCAGTTTCTTGGTGACGTAGCCTGGGGTGAACTTGATTTCCTGATTATTGATGCACCTCCCGGTACAGGTGATGAACCGTTAACGATCCTTCAAACTGTTCCGGATATTCGACCTCTTGTGGTCACGACCCCACAAGAGGTTTCCGTTCTGGATGTTGGAAGAGCATTAAAGTTCGTAGAGTCAATGAAAAAAAAGCTGTTAGGAATAGTGGAAAATATGTCTTACATGGTATGTCCGCATTGTGGTGGAAAAATAGAACTTTTCGGAAAGGGTGGAGGTGAAAAACTGGCCAAAGAGTTCTCTGCCACGCTTCTTGGACAGATTCCTTTCGATCCAAAAGTTGTTTCAAATTCTGATAGAGGGGAAACAATAATCACTCATATGCGTGGTTCAATAGTGGAAAAATCTTTTAGGGATTTAGTAAAAAAGATAGTTGAAGAGGTGGAGAGGTAA